The following nucleotide sequence is from Melioribacteraceae bacterium.
CAGACGTTAAGAAAATGTTGCTTGTTAAGTAAGATTTTTCTTACTGATAAAAAGCCGGACTGTATATGTCCGGCTTTTTTTATGCACTTTTTAACCCTCACATCTTATCCCATATTGCTTAACACTTAGAATAAATATCTAGATTAGTTCTCTCCTTTAAGAATTTTTGTGAAATTCTGAATAAAAATCGCACTTCTTTGTTTGTGGATAGCTTGGTATGTTTATTGTTCATGTGATTGTGAGCTTTTCTTCATAAATATATTCTTTACTGGCTAAAGCAGATTTCCGAATGAATGACAAGATTTTAAATGAAATCCTAGAAAAAGAAAATTTCAGCAGTGATGAGCTTAAGTCCCTCCTAGAACTTGGTGAAAAGCATCAAGTTGAGATGCTATTTAATCGTGCGGACTTGCTAAGGAAAAACTATTTCGGAGATGAAATTCATTTACGGGGAGTGATTGAAATCTCTAATTATTGTAGAAAGAATTGTAATTACTGCGGTTTACGTGATGAAAATTACACTATTAAACGCTACAGAATGGAGCCTGATGAGATAATCGAAATTGCCTCTCAGATTGCCAAACTTGGTATTTATACAATTGTTCTTAAATCCGGTGAAGATGAAAAATTAGATTTAGATTTTATTTCTTATCTAATCTACTCTATTAAAAGCCATACCAATTTAGCAATAATGCTCAGTTTAGGTGAAAGAGGTTTCGATGAATATAAATCATGGAAAATCGCCGGTGCTGATCGATATATACTTAGACACGAAACTTGCGATAAAAAGAAGTATTCACTATACACGAATAAGCAATCTTTCATAAACCGTGTTCAACATTTAAAATATCTTAAAAGATTAGGGTACCAAGTCGGAACCGGTAGCTTAATTGGACTGCCCCTGCAGACTATCGATGATATAATTGATGATATTCTATTGATGAAACAATTAGATGTTGATATTGCTTCATTTGCACCATTTATACCAACGCCACATACACCCTATGAAAATAGACCGGCTGGCGATGTTCTAACTACGTTAAAAGCTATTGCAGTTGCCCGCTTGGTATTAAAGAATACACATATCCCGGCTACTACATCTCTTGATTCACTTGACTTTGAGGGAAGGGAAAAGGGGCTAAATTGCGGCGCTAATGTTGTCATGCCGGATTTCACTCCGCAGCCATACCGGGAGAAGTATTTGTTGTATCCCCAACGAAGATATTCCGAATCTGATCCCATTTCTTCTCATAGAAATTTGCGTCAAAGAATTGAAAAACTCGGTCGTCAAATATCCTTTTCTCGTGGTGATTCATTAAAAAATTCAGTTAATATTTAGATCATTTCTGCAAAATTTAGGGAACATTTCACTCTGGAATTTGTATTTCTTTGGAGGTATTTTTGAAGCCAAACGAAATATAGTTATCTTAATTCTTTAATTAAAATTGGTAAGGAAAATGAGAAAAATTATTGTATTAATGGTAATGTTTAGTATAATATTTGTCGCATGTTCAGGTGAAAATGAAAAAGATTTGATGAATTCGGCAAAGACTAAAATTCAAGATCAGTTGTACGCAGAGGCATTAGTAGATTTTGAAAAAATAGTGAACGATTTCCCCGAAACGGATGAAGCGGGTCTAGCTTTTTTAGAAATGGCAAAACTATATCAAGGTAGAGCGATTAAGACCTTGAGTGAAAAAGAATCATATATAAAGGCTGTTGAATATTATCAAGTTGTTAGTAACGAATACTCTCACATTGAGGAAGCCCCTGGTGCATTATTTATGAGTGGATTTTTATTAGCGAATGAAATTCATGATTTAGATAATGCGAAATTAGCTTATGAATCTTTTCTTTCAAAATATCCCGAGCATGAGTTAGCACCATCTGCACAAAGTGAATTGGATAATCTAGGTTTGACCCCCGAAGAAATCCTAGAAAGAGCAGTTGCACAGCCTAAATAGTGGCACTAGATAAATCGCAATATCGCAGTTATTTAGAGCCGGCACTCATATCAAAATTAGCCTCTCTCGAACTAAAAGCACGTAATGTTGTTGAAGGTTTTATGGTGGGACTTCATAAAAGTCCCTACCATGGTTTTTCTGTTGAATTTTCGGAACACCGTCCCTATATGCAAGGCGATCAATTAAAAGATATTGATTGGAAGGTTTACGCAAAAAGTGATCGTTACTATATCAAACAATATGAAGAAGAGACAAATCTAATTGCTCATATATTTTTAGATGTAAGCAAGTCAATGGATTTTAAAAACCAAGGCAGTATAACAAAGCTGGAATACGCAAAAATATTGGCAGCATCATTATCATATATGTTAATACAGCAGCAAGACTCGGTAGGTCTAGGTCTATTCTCCGATAGATTGGAAACTTATCTTCCTCCAAAATCATCTAGAATTTATTTGAAAAATATTTTAACGGAGATAAATAATGTTTCAGCATCAAATAAAACAAATACGGCTGACTGCTTAAGTCAAGTAAGTGAGAAAATTAAAAGAAGGGGAATGGTAATATTAATTTCGGATTTTTTTGATGACATTGCGAAAGTTCTATCCGCATTAAAGAAACTTCACTACAAAAAGAACGATGTAATTCTTTTCCAAATACTTGATCCGATTGAACAAAGTTTTGCATTTGATCGGAGCGGAGTATTCGTAGATTTAGAAAGTGGTGAGGAGATGACAACACAACCATTGCAGATTAAAGCCTCTTATCGTGAAGCCTTCATTGAATATTTAGCAAAACTTAAAAAGGAATGTTTAAGTTTTGGAATTGAATACAATCTTATAAATACCAACGAATCGTTCGATACAGCTTTATTGAGTTTTATTAAACGTCGAGCAAAAATCTTATAGCAGTTTCTTTAATTCATTAAAATAATTTTTCATATACTTTTCTGCGTTTTCTTTTGTCTCAGCTTCAACAATGCATCTAATAATTGGTTCTGTATTCGATTTACGGAAATGCACCCAATGATCTTCGAAATCTATTCTTAACCCGTCTTCTGTGTTAATATTGTCTTCTTTATATATATCAATTAACTTGTCAACAATCTCATCCGGTTTTCTATTGCCTGTTTCAACTTTCCCTTTTACGATGTGATACTGAGGTAGACTATTTTTCAACTCGCTCATACTTCCGCCGAATTCTAATAAATGTTGGAGAGTGAGAACAGTTCCGATTAATGCATCTCTTCCATAATGTAACTCCGGTAAAATTACACCACCGCTTCCTTCACCTCCGATAATTGCATTGACTTCCTTCATCCTTTTAACAACATTAGCTTCACCAACAGCTGAACGATGAACTTTCACAGCAAATTGATTTGCAATATCGTCAACAGCGCGAGTTGTCGATAGATTAATAACTACATCACCTTTAGCTTTTCCTAAAACAAATTTTACTGCTTGAGTGATTGTATTTTCTTCAATAAACGGCTCACCATTTTCTGTTATTAAAACAAGCCTGTCAACATCCGGATCAACGACAATTCCAATATCTGAATTACTTTCTTTTACGGCTTGCAAAGTTTCGGTTAAATTTTCGGGAATTGGTTCTGGGAGTCGAGGAAATATGCCACTTTTATCGCAGTTTAGTTTTACAATATCACAACCAAGTTCTTCCAATAACTGCGGCATTATATAACTTCCTGCACCATTTACACAATCGAGTAACACTTTAAATTTTCTTTTGCGAATTGCATCAACATCTATATACTTTGATATAAGTACATCTTCTAAATGATTTTTTAATGCTTCATCAGAAACTGTAAGTTTTCCTAATTCATTCCAACTAGCTAGCTTACCGGGCTTTTCTAACAAATGTAACATCTCTTTATTTTGTTCGGGAGTCATAAACTCGCCTTCACTATTTAATAGTTTTAGTGCATTCCATTCATTCGGATTATGACTCGCGGATATTTGAATTCCGCCAATACAATTAAGTTTTTTTACGTTATATAAAACTGTAGGAGTAGGAGTAATGCCAATATCAACAACATCATTCCCTTTTGCTAAAAGTGTACCGACAATTAAATTCTTTACCATTGTTCCGGTGATTCTGCCATCGGAACCAATTACAATTTTTCCTCTTCCGCAAAAATCGGCATATGCTTGAGTATATTTTACAATTGTTTCGGGATCTAATCCATCACCAACAATTCCTCGTATTCCGGATACACTAACCATCAATGTCGGCATCATTACTCCATAATATTATTTTAATTGAACAAAGATAACACAAATGGACTTTAGTTTAAAAGAAGTTGGTCTTATTGATTGTATCAATTATCTTAATGAATAACAAAAATCTACTTACTTATGAATGAAAAAAATAAACTAATTAAAAAAGTAGATGCACTTCTGGTAAAACATTTTGGAATTCCAAAACGTGCATCAAAACTGCCGAATCCTGTTGATATGCTTATTGCTACAATTCTTTCGCAGAATACAAATGATAATAATTCGTACAAAGCTTTTCAAAAATTAAAAGAAAAATATCCGACATGGGAAGAAGCAGCCAAAGCAAAAAGGATTTCAATTGAATCTGTTATAAAAATTGCGGGATTAGGAAAGCAAAAATCTCATGCTATAAAAAATTTCTTAAGTGAAATAGTTAAAAAGGAAAATGAAATTTCGTTGGAATATCTTAAAGATATAAACGAACAAAAAGCAATTGAAGCATTGATGAGTTATAATGGAGTTGGAGTTAAAACCGCTAGTTGTGTTTTACTTTTTGCGATGGATAGAAATATTTGCCCTGTTGATACACATGTGCATCGAACGGTAAATAGGATTGGCATTGTCTCGGCAAAAACTCCCGACAAAACTTTTGAAAAATTAAATAAGGATTTCCCGCCGAAAATTGCTCATTCATTTCACACAAATCTTATTCGTCTTGGTAGAGAAATATGTAAACCGAAAAATCCAAGTTGTGGAATCTGTCCGCTTAATAAAATTTGTAATTACGAAGAAAAAAACATGCTATTAAAATGTTCATACAAAAAAAATGATTTTATGCTGCTCGATCACGTATAGATATTATTCATACAATAGTCATAATAACTAAAGCTTAGCTCTATGGTTATCAATTCAATACAAACTCTCAACAAACTATAAATCGTAAAATCGAATAAAACGGTCGAATTTGACACTTTATAATCAGATTCATTGTTTTATTTTGAGTGGTATCTTCACTATATTTAAAATCTTCATCTAATCGTTTTGGGCAATCGAAAGGAACAAAAATTCATGAGTAAAAGTTATGATATTGTAGTTTTAGGCGGTGGACCCGGCGGATATGTTGCCGCAATTAGAGCCGCTCAACTTGGGTACAAAACTGCTATTATTGAAAAAGATAATTTAGGCGGTGTTTGTCTGAATTGGGGTTGTATCCCAACGAAATCACTGCTAAAAAATGCAGAGCTGTATGATTTGGCAAAGAATCATTCTGATGAATATGGACTATCATTTACCGACTTAAAATTCGATTTCGCAAAAATTATCCAAAGAAGCCGGGGAGTTTCTGAAAAAATTGTAAAAGGTGTTCAATTCTTAGTTAAGAAAAACAAGATCGATCACATCCAAGGATTCGGGAAATTTATTTCAAAAAATAAATTAGAAGTTCTTGATTCAAATAAAAAAAAGATTGAGGAAGTTGAAGGTAAACATATCATCATTGCAACAGGAGCAAGACCACGTTCAATAGA
It contains:
- the hydE gene encoding [FeFe] hydrogenase H-cluster radical SAM maturase HydE, which encodes MNDKILNEILEKENFSSDELKSLLELGEKHQVEMLFNRADLLRKNYFGDEIHLRGVIEISNYCRKNCNYCGLRDENYTIKRYRMEPDEIIEIASQIAKLGIYTIVLKSGEDEKLDLDFISYLIYSIKSHTNLAIMLSLGERGFDEYKSWKIAGADRYILRHETCDKKKYSLYTNKQSFINRVQHLKYLKRLGYQVGTGSLIGLPLQTIDDIIDDILLMKQLDVDIASFAPFIPTPHTPYENRPAGDVLTTLKAIAVARLVLKNTHIPATTSLDSLDFEGREKGLNCGANVVMPDFTPQPYREKYLLYPQRRYSESDPISSHRNLRQRIEKLGRQISFSRGDSLKNSVNI
- a CDS encoding tetratricopeptide repeat protein encodes the protein MRKIIVLMVMFSIIFVACSGENEKDLMNSAKTKIQDQLYAEALVDFEKIVNDFPETDEAGLAFLEMAKLYQGRAIKTLSEKESYIKAVEYYQVVSNEYSHIEEAPGALFMSGFLLANEIHDLDNAKLAYESFLSKYPEHELAPSAQSELDNLGLTPEEILERAVAQPK
- a CDS encoding DUF58 domain-containing protein, which encodes MALDKSQYRSYLEPALISKLASLELKARNVVEGFMVGLHKSPYHGFSVEFSEHRPYMQGDQLKDIDWKVYAKSDRYYIKQYEEETNLIAHIFLDVSKSMDFKNQGSITKLEYAKILAASLSYMLIQQQDSVGLGLFSDRLETYLPPKSSRIYLKNILTEINNVSASNKTNTADCLSQVSEKIKRRGMVILISDFFDDIAKVLSALKKLHYKKNDVILFQILDPIEQSFAFDRSGVFVDLESGEEMTTQPLQIKASYREAFIEYLAKLKKECLSFGIEYNLINTNESFDTALLSFIKRRAKIL
- the glmM gene encoding phosphoglucosamine mutase gives rise to the protein MPTLMVSVSGIRGIVGDGLDPETIVKYTQAYADFCGRGKIVIGSDGRITGTMVKNLIVGTLLAKGNDVVDIGITPTPTVLYNVKKLNCIGGIQISASHNPNEWNALKLLNSEGEFMTPEQNKEMLHLLEKPGKLASWNELGKLTVSDEALKNHLEDVLISKYIDVDAIRKRKFKVLLDCVNGAGSYIMPQLLEELGCDIVKLNCDKSGIFPRLPEPIPENLTETLQAVKESNSDIGIVVDPDVDRLVLITENGEPFIEENTITQAVKFVLGKAKGDVVINLSTTRAVDDIANQFAVKVHRSAVGEANVVKRMKEVNAIIGGEGSGGVILPELHYGRDALIGTVLTLQHLLEFGGSMSELKNSLPQYHIVKGKVETGNRKPDEIVDKLIDIYKEDNINTEDGLRIDFEDHWVHFRKSNTEPIIRCIVEAETKENAEKYMKNYFNELKKLL
- the nth gene encoding endonuclease III — its product is MNEKNKLIKKVDALLVKHFGIPKRASKLPNPVDMLIATILSQNTNDNNSYKAFQKLKEKYPTWEEAAKAKRISIESVIKIAGLGKQKSHAIKNFLSEIVKKENEISLEYLKDINEQKAIEALMSYNGVGVKTASCVLLFAMDRNICPVDTHVHRTVNRIGIVSAKTPDKTFEKLNKDFPPKIAHSFHTNLIRLGREICKPKNPSCGICPLNKICNYEEKNMLLKCSYKKNDFMLLDHV